Within Elizabethkingia sp. JS20170427COW, the genomic segment TTGGAGCATCTTTTAGAGTATAAGGTTGCCCAAAATGTGTAGATTTTATCGCAGGCATAGAGAATTGGAAGGTGCCTACATATAAATTTCCTGCAGCAAGTGCAGAACCAAATATAGCCCCAAGTGGGCCAGTCTCTTTGGTTTGCATTTTCACCCCTTTACCAAAGTATCCATTAGGAGTTTGAGCGGTAGGGTAGAAAGCAGGAGTAAGACTTTCTCCTGGTTTTACTAATGTTGCTGCGAGGATGTTGTATCCTTCGTTACCAGAACTCCAATCTTTTCGGGTTTGGCCATTGATAATATCAAAAAATTCATGATAATGACCTTCAGGACTTGAAGTATCGATAGTATTTGCGTTTTCAAAACTGAAGTGATAATAATTATCAGTGGTGTTGTCCAGAATAAAAGATACTGTATATTCTTTTTTCCAAGCACCATCTTCAGAGGTTACGGTGTAGGTTTTTGGAGTTGAGAAATCTAGTTCCGTACCACTAGCAGGAGAGATTACAGCACCTGGGGTAAGTTTGAATTCAGGAGCGAAAACCATACTTCCTTGAAAGTCTTTTAATCTAAAAGTAATGGTGTTTTCAGTAATCGTCGGTTCTACCTGTAGAAGCTCGGAGGCATTTGCGATAGTAGCGACTTCAATATCCGCTTCCATATTAGGAGCTTCATCTCTAATACAAGAAATTAAAGACAGCCCTGTAATCATCAATAATAGCAAGATGAATTTACTGTTTTTCATGTGTGTATATTTATTATTGTTTATAAATCAGCTATTTGTGATTAGGCGTAATAACTAAATATAAGCTTACAAAGATAGTAAAATTAAAAACATGTTAAATTTTGTTAATAAACATGTGTCTAGGAAGCCTTGCTGAAAATTTTAAAGTGAAAAGAATTTTATTTGATTGATTTTGTAGGAGATATTGAGTTGAATTGATTTTTGTAAAATTTAATTTATTAATTTTAAAGTAATATAAATTTTAGAAATAATGGCTTTAGCAAAAATTGGAAATAGAAATTACACTACAGAAGTTTCTGTAAGGGATTTTGCTTTTTTAGTAGATGAACCTCTTGAAGAAGGAGGTGGGAATTTAGGTCCCAAACCTACTGAAATTTTGGATGCAGCCTTGGCTTCATGTACCGTGATTACTTTAAGGATGTATGCAGAGCGTAAGGACTGGGATTTGGGAGATCTACAAGTGAAAGTAGAACGAGAAAAAGAAGAAACCGAAACTAAATTTGTAATAGTGATCTCTTCTTCGGCATCTCTTAATGAAGAACAAAAAACCAGGCTTTTACTGATTGCTCATAAATGCCCGGTTCATAAATTGTTAAGTCAAAATAAAATGGAGGTAAGATGGGGTTAATCGAAGTCTTGTAATTCGACTAATTTTCGATAGACTCCTCTTTTTTCCATAAGATCATGGTGAGTTCCTTGTTCTACAATTTCCCCTTTTTCCATGACAACAATCCAATTGGCTTTTTGGATGGTGGAAAGTCGGTGAGCAATGATAAGGGAAGTCCTATTTTCCATCATTTTATCTAAAGCATCTTGTACAAATCTTTCAGATTCGGTATCTAAAGCTGAAGTAGCCTCATCCAAAATCATGATAGGAGGGTTTTTAAGTACTGCGCGTGCGATAGAAACCCTTTGTTTTTGTCCGCCAGAGAGTTTGTTTCCATCGTCTCCTATATTGGTATCGTAGCCTTCGGGTAGGTTTTCGATGAATTGATGGGCATTGGCAATTTTTGCCGCAGCAATAATCTCCTTGCGAGTAGCATTTTCTTTTCCCATTGCGATGTTGTTAAGGATACTATCGTTAAATAACACCGACTCTTGGGTAACCATTCCTAGGATAGAACGATAATCTTTGATATTTAAATTTTTAATATTATTTCCGTCGATTAACAAAGAACCACTGTTAACATCGTAAAACCTTGCCAATAGGTTAGCAACAGTAGTTTTACCACTACCACTTTGCCCTACTAGAGCTACCGTTTGCCCTTTTTCTATTGTAAGGTTAAAGTTCTTCAGAATAGGGTGCTCTGCTTCATAATGGAAGTTTACATTTTTAAATTCTATACGATGTTGAAGATCTTTAATAGGTATAGGATTGTCAATCTCCTCAACGATGACATCAGCATTCAGTATGTCCATCACTCTTACAAGAGAAGCTTCTCCTTTTTGGATGTTGGAGATAGAGCTAGCAAGGCTTTTAGCAGGAGGAAGGATTTGGAAGAACATTCCTAAAAATACAATAAAGTCTTGCGGCTGTATGCTGTGGTTAACCAAGATTTCTTTTCCACCATACCAGGTAATGATAAGGAAGGTGATAGACCCTAGAAATTCACTCATAGGAGAGGCTAATTCTTTTTTTCTTCCTAAGCTGATGGAGTGGTTAATCCATCGGGTCATACTATTGGTAAAGCGGTTGTCTAGTAATTTATCAGCATTGAAAATTTTAATGATTTTAGCTGATTTTAAAGTTTCATCTACGATAGAAAATATACCTCCTAGCTCATTTTGAGCCGCATGAGAATCTTTTTTTAAGCTTTTCCCCACTAGTGCAATTAATGTTCCCATTACAGGAAGTACCAATAAGCTGAATAAGGTCATCTGAGGACTTAGATAGAAAAGAGTAACCAAAGTACTAATCAGCATGAAAGGGGAGTTGATGAGATCTATCAAACTTCCTAGGATGTTGTTTTCCACTTCTCCCACATCGTTGGACATCCTGGACATAAGGTCTCCTTTTCGTTGTTCTGAAAAAAAAGAGACTGGAAGGGAAAGTATTTTACGATACATGGCACTTCGTAAATCTTTCGTAATCCCCACTCTGTAAAAAATAAGGAGGTAGGCTCCCAAGTATCTGAAAATATTCCTCAAAAAAAAGGTGAAGGCTGTAATAAAGCACAAGAAGAGCAATACATTGAGTGCTCCATATTCTGCCATTTTATTTTCAATAATCGTATAAAAGTAGGCTTTTATTTGAGAAACACTATCGCTAGTGTCCAGTTCTTCTTTCTTCATCGTACCAAAAAGAATACCGAGCACAGGGAGTATAGTTCCTAAAGAGACAATCTGAAAAACAGAATACAGTATATTGAAAAATAAGCTTCCGAAAATATATTTTTGATGAGGCTTTGCAAATTTTAAAACCTTCAGGTATAAATTCATATATCTAATTTAAGTTACAAATGTAATGTATTTTTGAGATTTACACGAAAAAACCGCCTCTTTAATAAGGGACGGTCTTCACTCAAAAAAAAATCGCTGTTTGGTCTATCGGAATCTGTCTACAGATTTTACAAGTTTCTCATCTTTAGAGATGCCTACATTTGCAAAAAGCAAAGTAATAATCCCAAAGAGAGGAAGTGATAACTCAATACCCTTCTCAGGAAAATTACTTCCTCCGGGTAAACTTAGTAGCCAAAATGCCAATAAGCCGATCAACAAGGCGTTTATAATGATGCTAAAATAATTTAGCAAGATTTGTCTTTTTCTATTTCTGAAGCTAAAGATACTAAAAATTAGGAGAAGTACAATAATTCCTGAAAGAATTTTTATCCAAGGGAAGCTTCCTAAAATGTCAACTGTAGGAGCTTTTAATAACAAAAAAGCACTGGCTAACAAGGCTAAAAACATCCACAAGGTCTGTATCCTTTGTATCATCTATCAAAAAATTTTAGCAAAAGTACTAATTTTTTTTTTGATTTTCTAAATTTTATGTAGATTTGCATTACACTTAATTACTATAAGGCTATGTAAATCAGCCTAGTTTACTTTTATATTCTTATAAAATACATTTTTTTACAACACATTACATTTTGAATTTTCTATGTTTGACATTGAAAACCTTAAGTTGAAATCGGAGACCGAATTATCAACTATTGCTAAAGGCATAGGTCTTAGCATAAAAAGAAACATTGAACCTATTGATATAGTTTATGCTATTTTAGATTTCCAAGCAATAAATAAACAAATGGTTAAAGAGTATATTGAAAAGATGGAAGTTACATCTGATGAAAAAGCAGCGCCAGCTCCTAAAAAGAGAGGAAGGAAGCCAAGCGCTAAGACCAATAAGGAAGAAAACCTTAAAGAAGAAATAAAAGTAGAGGACGTAAAAGCCGAAGCAGAAGTTGCAATAGAAAATACTCCCAAGCCTAAAAAAACTTCTCCAGGCAGAAAACCTAAAGCAAAAGTAGAAGAAAAAACTCCTTCCGAAACAGAAAATCAGGAAATTACCGAAAAAGTAGAAAAGTCTGTAGAAATCGCTTCTCCTCAGAATTCCTTATTAAGGAGAAGAACCAAAAAAACAGCAGCAGTAAAAGAAGAACCTCAAAAGGTTACTACGCAAGAAATTAAAGAAGCTCCACAAGTAAAAGAAGAGCCAGTTGCTGAAAAAGAAGAGATTCTAATAAAGGAACCTACGATATCGAAACAAAAAAATACGAAGTCTCAAAATCAAAACAAATCGTCTAGACATAATAGACAAAAGACTAACTCTTCTACAGAAGCACCGCAAAATACTCCTAGCGAGGGTGCTGAAGAACCTCAAGCTGCAACAGTAGCAGCGCCTAATCAAAAAGAAAAAATTCCGCAGAAAAAAGAATTTAATTTTGAAGGAATTGTTACTATTGAAGGAGTCTTAGAAATTTTACCAGACAATTATGGATTTTTAAGATCTTCAGATTTCAGTTATATCTCATCACCGGATGATGTATATGTTTCCACCAACCAAATTCGTCATTATGGTTTGAAAACCGGAGATACCGTAAAAGGTATTGTGAGACTTCCGAAAGAAGGTGAAAAATATTTCTCTCTTCAGAAGCCTACAGAAGTTAACGGTAGAAGTCTAGAGTTTATAAAAGACCGAGTAGCTTTTGAGCACCTAACTCCTCTTTTTCCACAAGAGAAATTTAATTTAGCAGGACAAAATTCAACACTTTCTACCAGAATAGTAGATTTATTTGCTCCTATAGGTAAAGGACAGCGTGCAATGATTGTTGCTCAGCCTAAGACAGGTAAGACTATGCTTTTAAAGGATATTGCAAATAGTATTTCTGCCAATCATCCGGAAGCTTATATGATGGTTTTATTGATTGATGAAAGACCAGAAGAGGTTACCGATATGCAGAGAAGTGTAAATGCGGAGGTTATCGCTTCTACTTTTGATGAATCTGCTGAAAAACACGTAAAAGTAGCCAACTTGGTTCTATCAAAAGCTCAAAGATTAGTAGAGTGTGGACATGATGTGGTTATTTTATTAGATTCTATTACCCGTTTGGCAAGAGCTTATAATACGGTAACACCAGCGTCAGGTAAGATTTTATCTGGAGGGGTAGATGCCAACGCCCTTCATAAGCCGAAAAGATTTTTTGGAGCCGCTAGAAAAATTGAGGGAGGAGGCTCTCTAACCATTATTGCTACCGCTCTTATTGATACAGGATCTAAAATGGATGAAGTTATTTTTGAAGAGTTTAAAGGTACAGGAAATATGGAGCTTCAGCTGGACAGAAGAATAGCAAATAAGAGAATTTATCCAGCGGTTGATCTTGTAGCATCTAGTACCAGAAGAGATGATTTATTGCAAGATGAATTAACTTCACAAAGAATGTGGATTCTTAGAAAATATTTGGCAGATATGAATCCTGTAGAAGCAATGGAATTTGTACAAAAACAAATAAGATCGACCTCAAGTAACGAGGAATTCTTAATGTCGATGAATAAATAAAATGCTGAAAATTTTAAAAAAATATACTGTATTGATGTTGCTGCTCCTAGGAGTAGCAACACAAGCACAGTTAACGACCTATCCTAGCTTAGTCGCAGGATATACCTACCAAAACCAAAGCTTTGGAGAGCTTGGAGCTAGGCTTATCATGTTGAATAATGATGATGTAGTATATCGAGCTTCAGCAACGGCCATGATGGGGAGTACGCAAGGGGAATTTACGGTTATGCCTAAAGTGCAAGCAGATGTATTGCTTAACTTTCAGAAGAATGTAGATATCTTTCACTCTTGGTATTTCTTGGCAGGTGTTGAGACTACTAGCAAATATTTTTCTCCAAAAGTAGGTTTTAGCCTTTTCGGAATCTTGGATGTTACAGGAGGTTATGCCTTTTCTTATGGAAGTTTACTTCATGGTAAGGAGTTAAAAGGTTTTAATTTTAATTTGGGACTTTCTATTCCATTGGTATTTTTTGCTAAATAATGTTCATGACACAGGGTAATTATTATATAAATTGTCAAATTTTAAGAAATATTATAAAACTTTAGGAAATTTTAATTTATTTTGTTACTTTAGTCCAGTAATTAAGTAAAAGGTTTTCTATAGACAAATTTCTATTTTTTTTAAAATTATCGAAGACGGTATGTGGCGATTAGTCACATGTATTGATGTGAAAAAAATAGAAAGATGAAAACACAAACTGATGATATTTTAATAATTGATTATCAATCTGGTAATGGCAAATCCTTTGAAACGCTATTGAAAAGGTATCAGAAAGAACTTTATAATTATATTTACTTTAAAGTTGGTAACGAGAGTTTAGCCAATGATTTTTACCAGGATACTTTAGTGAAAATCATGGTGAAATTAAAGGAAGGAAAATACCAAGAAGATGGTAGATTTATCCTTTGGGCAAAACGCATTGCACAAAACTTGATTATTGATTATCATAGAGCAAGATGTAAGCGAGATTATATCTCAGAATCGTGCTTTTTTTCGGAGGATGATACTTTCTCTATCTTCGATTTTATTCCAGAACCTCAGATGAATGTTGAGGAACAATTAATTCAACAGCATATTTACCAAAATCTTTATTCCATTTTGGATTTATTACCAGAAAACCAGCGTGAAATTATTGATCTAAGGTTTTTTAAAGAGCTTAGCTTTAAAGAAATATCCGAACAAACAGGATGTAGTATCAATACTTCTTTAGGTAGAGTAAGATATGCTTTGATTAATCTTCGGAAACTCTTAGAGGAAAATAACGCCTTTTTAAAAGCTTAAATTGATAACTTTGTGCTTTAATGATTAAGAATTATAATGAGGCATATATTTTTCGATCTTGATAATACACTGTGGGATCATCGTAAAAACGCACTGTTAACCCTTACAGAGTTGTTTGAGAGAAAGCAAATTTCAGAAATTTATCAACTTAGTTTTCAAGATTTCCATACGCAGTATGATAAGGTAAACGAGCGCCTTTGGGAAATGATACGAGACGGGGAAATAGATAAAGACTACCTTCGTAAACATCGTTTTTATGATACTTTTCTACACTTTGGCATTGATGATTTTCAACTAGCTCAGTATTTTGAGTACCGATTTTTAGATGAGATTATTGCACACAATGAATTGGTAGAAGGAAGTATAGAAATTTTAAATTATTTGAAGAATAAAGGCTATACCCTGCATATTATATCCAATGGTTTTGGAGAAGTAACCCATCGGAAGATTGAGGATTCAGGATTGTCGTCTTATTTTAATACCATAACCAGTGCAGATGATGTTGGGGTAAGAAAGCCTAATCCTAAAATTTATGATCATGCATTAGGGTTGGCAAATGCCCATAAATCGGAGAGTATGTTGATTGGTGATGATTGGATAGCAGATGCTTTAGGAAGTTACCAATATGGGATGAAATCTATATTCTTTAATGTGTTAAATCAAGATTATCACCACCAAGATATTGTGAAAATAGATCATTTACGAGAAATAAAAAACTGGCTTTAAAGGCCAGTTTTTATCGTATATACAGAGGGGTTTATAAGCCTAAACTTTCTCTTACTCTCGCAAGAGTAGCTTTGGCAACTTCTCTGGTTTTATTAGCTCCTTCTTGTAGTTTTGCCTCTAATTCAGGGATGTTTTCCATGTAGTAATTAAACAATTCTCTTTCCTTAGCAAAACGTTCCAAAATAAGTTCTAATAAGGCATTTTTAGCATGGCCGTAACCGAAGTTTCCTGCAAGATATTTCTCACGTAATGCTTCCGTTTGCTCTGGTGTAGCAATAAGTTCGTAAAGTGCAAAAACCTTATCAGTACTAGGGTCTTTAGGTTCTTCTAAAGATTTGCTATCGGTTTCTATAGACATAATTTGTTTCTTCAACTGTTTTTCAGGTAAGAAAATGTTAATAATATTTCCCATAGATTTCGACATTTTTCTACCATCAGTACCCGGCACATACTTGGTGTTTTCCTGAAGTTCTGCCTGAGGAAGCACAAAAACTTCTCCCATTTGTCGATTGAATTTTTCAGCAACATCTCGGGTAATCTCTAGGTGTTGAAGTTGGTCTTTTCCTACAGGAACCATTTCTGCATCGTAAAGTAAAATGTCTGAAGCCATAAGAATAGGATAGTCGAATAAGCCTACATTAACATCTGCTAATCGATCTGCTTTGTCTTTAAAAGAGTGGGCTAAGGTAAGTCTCTGGAAAGGGAAAAAGCAGTTAAGATACCAAGTAAGTTCACAGGTTTCTGGAATATCACTTTGTCTGTAAAAGAAAGTTTTTTCGGTGTCTAATCCACAAGCAAGCCAAGCTGCAGCAATTTCGTAGGTATTTTGTTTAAGAGCTTTTGCATCTTTAATTTGAGTAATGGAGTGTAGGTTGGCAATAAATAAAAACGACTCGTTTTCGGGTTGTTTCGCCAATTCGATAGCGGGAATAATTGCGCCGAGAAGGTTTCCAAGATGAGGAGTTCCTGTGGCTTGTATTCCGGTTAAAATTCTCATAATTTTAAATTATTTAAATATTAAATACTAAATACTTGAAGTCTAAATTAAAAATCTAATCCGTTAGGAAAAGCTTTCTTTTTAAAGAGTAGGATGATGATAGCCCCTACAGTGATGGCACTATCTGCGATATTGAAAACAGGTCTAAAAAACTCGAATTCCTGTCCTCCTACAATAGGGAGCCAACTAGGCCAATGGAACTTGAATAATGGGAAGTAGAGCATATCTACCACACAACCATTTAAGAAATGAGAATATCCTCCTGCTGTGGTGAGTTGGGAAATCCCATCATACCCAATCCATCTGCCAATACCTTCGGCATAAATGGTTCCAGAATCAAAAATGATTCCGTAAAACATTCCGTCGATAAGGTTTCCGATAGCTCCAGCAAAAATCATCGACATTGGAATGAGGAGATAGTTAGAAGCTCCTTCTCGTAGCCATTTTTTAAACATTACCGCAATACCTATAATGAGTCCTATTCGGACTAAGGAAAGTGCGTATTTTCCAATAATTCCTCCAAAATGTAATCCATAGGCCATCCCCGGATTTTCTACAAATGCCAGCTTAAACCAGCTGAAAACATCTACAGATTCCCCAAGGTGGAAATGGGTTTTGATATAGATTTTACTAGCTTGGTCGATAAACAATACCAGTAAGGTAATCGCAATAATCTTCTTCATAAATTTGATATAAAAATGCAAAAATGTACAAAATACTTTCTAAAAAATTATACTCATATTTTGTACATTATTTGGGGTTGCTAACAAGCGCTTATTTTTGCATATTTTTAGCTTCTATGCTAAGTGTAGCGTGAGGGACAGCCTTTAGCCTTTCTTTGGAAATAAGCTTTCCTGTAACTCTACAAACACCATAGGTCTTGTTTTTAATTCTGATAAGGGCATTTTTAAGATCTCTTACAAATCTTTCTTGGCGAGCTGCCAAAATAGAGTTTTGTTCTTTGCTAAGTGTTTCGGCTCCTTCCTCAAAAGCTTTGAAGGTTGGAGAGGTATCATCGGTACCGTTATTTCGATCGTTGATGAAACTTTCACGAATTAGCGCAAGATCTCTTTCTGCTTTCTCAATCTTTTCTTCAATAATTCTTCTAAATTCCTCAAGGTCAGCATCGCTATACCTTACTCTGTCTTCAGTCATAATATTTCAAATTTGGTAATGTGGGAATAATTTAATTTGCTTGAGATTATTTCATTATCAAATTATTTTATCTTCACGCTTTGTTAATACTTATTTTAAATTTCTGTTCTTCTATTTCAATTTCTTCACCGTTTATAGTTTCCGTAACTGTAATGTTATTTGCTAGAACTTCATTACTAATATACGATTTATTATTTAAAATTTCTTGTAAATAAGGATTATTTTTTTCTAATTCGATGATTATTTTATCACTGATTTCGAAATCCTTATCTTTTCTTAAGTTCTGGATTCTATTGATAAATTCTCTAGCAATTCCTTCAGCTCTTAGCTCTTCTGTAATGGTAAGGTCTAGAGCAACGGTTACTTTTCCTTCTGAAACCACTGTCCATCCAGGAATATCTTTGGTAGAGATTTCCACATCGTCTGTTGTGATGGTATAATTCTGAATGGTAATATTTCCGTTTTTCTCTAATTCAGCAATACCTTCATTGTTAAGTGCAGAAATTTCGGCTGCTACCATTTTCATGTCTTTTCCTAGTTTTGGCCCTAATGCTTTAAAGTTAGGTTTAATCTGTTTGATGATTAAAGTAGAAGCTTCTTCCGCATCAATTAATTGAAGTTCTTTTACGTTAACCTCTTGTTTGATTAATTCTGCAACATCTAGGATCTGAGCTTTGGTTTTTTCATCTAAAACAGGAATCATTACTTTCTGTAAAGGCTGACGAACTTTGATGTTTTCCTTTTTACGTAGCGAAAATACCATACTGGTAATTTGCTGTGCTAAGTGGGTTTTCTCAACAAGAGATTGGTCGATAGCGGCTTCATCTACAATAGGGAAATCGCTAAGGTGTACCGATTCTGCATTTTCTTTGCCTGTTACTAAGTTCAGATCTTGATAAAGTTGATCCATAAAGAATGGAGCAATAGGAGCTGAAATCTTAGCAATGGTGTTCAGACATTGGTAAAGTGTTTGGTAAGCAGAGATTTTGTCTTCGGAATAATCTCCTTTCCAGAAACGTCTTCTTGATAAACGCACATACCAATTACTAAGATTATCGTTTACAAAAGTATTAATAGCTCTGGCTACTTTTGTAGGTTCGTAATCTTCATAAAATGCTTTTACGTCGTGTACCAATATATTGAGTTCGGAAAGAATCCAACGGTCTAACTCGGGTCTGTTCTCGATGTCTTTTTCTGCGTAGGTAAATCCATCTACATTAGCATAAAGGGCAAAGAAAGAGTAGGTGTTGTATAAAGTTCCGAAGAATTTTCTTCTTACTTCATCAATTCCATCTAAATCAAATTTCAAGTTTTCCCAAGGCATAGCATTCGAGATCATATACCAACGGGTAGCATCTGGACCATAAGTTTCTAAAGTTTTGAACGGATCAATAGCATTGCCTAAACGTTTAGACATTTTTTGCCCATTTTTATCCAATACCAAACCGTTAGACATTACATTTTTGTACGCAACAGAGTCGAATACGGTTGTAGCAATGGCATGTAGGGTGTAGAACCAACCTCTAGTTTGGTCCACTCCTTCTGCAATAAAGTCGGCAGGGAAAGCCTTGTGGTTATCGATGTAATCTTTGTTCTCAAAAGGATAGTGTAGTTGTGCATAAGGCATAGAACCAGAGTCGAACCATACGTCGATAAGGTCGTTCTCTCTCTTCATCGGTTTTCCAGAGTCGGATACCAGGATGATTTTATCCACAAAGTTTTTATGAAGATCTACTTTTTCATAGTTTTCTTTAGACATATTGCCTACTTCAAAACCTTGATAAGGATTTTCGTTCATAAAGCCAGCAGCAATAGATTTCTCAATTTCGGAAATCAATTCTTCTACAGATCCGATGATTTTTTCTTCTTTTAAATCTTCGCTTCTCCAGATTGGTAATGGGATTCCCCAATAACGAGATCGGGAAAGATTCCAGTCATTAACATTTTCTAACCAGTTGGCAAAACGTCCCTCACCTGTAGCTTTCGGCTTCCAGTTGATAGTTTTGTTAAGCTCTACCAAACGGTCTTTTACTGAAGTCATTTTTACAAACCAAGAATCTAGAGGATAGTACAATACAGGTTTGTCGGTTCTCCAACAGTGTGGATAACTGTGGCTGTATTTTTCTACTTTGAAGGCTTTATTTTCTGTTTTTAAAAGAATTGCCAATTCAACATCCCAAGATTTTTCAGGAGCTTCACCAGCATTGTAATATTCGTTTTTAATATATTTTCCAGCAAAAAGCTCAGGAACATTGTCTCCTAAGATAAATTTACCTTGTAAATCTACAAGAGGGATAAGGTTATCGTTTTCATCCTTCACTAACATCGGTGGTACTCCCGCTTCTTTAGCTACGCGTGCATCATCTGCACCAAAAGTAGGAGCCGTGTGTACGATACCTGTACCGTCTTCAGTAGTTACGAAGTCTCCAGGGATTACACGGAAAGCTTTTTCAGGATTTTCAGCTGGGGTAAACCAAGGAACTAGTTGTTCATAGGTAGTTTCTAACATGTCGCTACCTTTAAATTCAGCCAGAATTTGGAATGGGATAACTTTGCTTTCTGGAGTATATTGAGCAAACTCTTCGTCGCTAGCTTCAGCGTATTTTTTTCCAAAATTTTTAGCCACTAGGTCTTTTGCAAGGATAATCTGGATAGGCTCGAAGGTGTATTGGTTAAATGTTTTTACCAATACGTAATCGATATGTGCACCTACTGTTAAAGCAGTGTTAGATGGCAAAGTCCAAGGTGTGGTGGTCCAAGCTAAGATGTGGATGTCTCCTGTGTTTCCAGTAAATAATGCAGATAGTTTTTCTGAAAGTTGTTTTACTTTAAACTGAGCAACAATGGTTGTATCAGACACATCTCGGTAGGTGCCTGGTTGGTTAAGCTCGTGAGAAGAAAGCCCTGTACCCGCTGCTGGAGAATATGGTTGTATGGTGTAACCTTTATACAAGAAATCTTTTTGGTACAATTGTTTTAGAAGCCACCAAACAGTTTCCATGTATTTGGAATTATAAGTGATGTAAGGATCTTCTAAATCCACCCAATATCCGATTTTTTCAGTCAATTGATTCCAAACATCAGTGTATCTCATTACCGCTTCACGACAAGCTTTATTATAGTCTTCTACTGATATTTTTTTACCGATATCTTCTTTGGTGATGCCTAATTCTTTTTCAACGCCTAATTCTACAGGCAGACCATGGGTGTCCCATCCTGCTTTACGGAATACTTGTTTCCCGTTTTGAGTTTGGTAGCGGCAGAAAATATCTTTTAAGCTTCTCGCCATAACGTGGTGGATACCAGGCATACCATTAGCAGAAGGTGGTCCTTCATAAAAAACGTATTCAGGGTTTCCTTGGCGGTTTTGGACACTTTTCTTAAAAGTATCTTTTTCTTTCCAAAAATTTGCGATAACATTGGCCGAATCGATAAGATTCAGATGTTTATATTCGGTAAACTTTTTCATTTTACAATATTAAAGTTCGTGTCTTTATCAATTTTAAGTTTGCGAATATAATGAATTTTCACTAAAAAACAGCTATGTAAAGCGTGTTTAATGTACTTGAATTTGAAGTTTTTAAGAAGGTTTACAAAGAAATAAAATAAAGAAC encodes:
- a CDS encoding PCMD domain-containing protein, producing the protein MKNSKFILLLLMITGLSLISCIRDEAPNMEADIEVATIANASELLQVEPTITENTITFRLKDFQGSMVFAPEFKLTPGAVISPASGTELDFSTPKTYTVTSEDGAWKKEYTVSFILDNTTDNYYHFSFENANTIDTSSPEGHYHEFFDIINGQTRKDWSSGNEGYNILAATLVKPGESLTPAFYPTAQTPNGYFGKGVKMQTKETGPLGAIFGSALAAGNLYVGTFQFSMPAIKSTHFGQPYTLKDAPKAIVGYFKYKAGSEFKNNSGTSKLTKDTWDAYAIVFEKSTVDNYLPGDHNFKDGRMVSVARIDEAQRIETDKWTRFEIPFKSVNGKTFDPKKEYMYTIVFSSSIEGDIFNGAVGSTLEVDEVSLITE
- a CDS encoding OsmC family protein, with product MALAKIGNRNYTTEVSVRDFAFLVDEPLEEGGGNLGPKPTEILDAALASCTVITLRMYAERKDWDLGDLQVKVEREKEETETKFVIVISSSASLNEEQKTRLLLIAHKCPVHKLLSQNKMEVRWG
- a CDS encoding ABC transporter ATP-binding protein, which translates into the protein MNLYLKVLKFAKPHQKYIFGSLFFNILYSVFQIVSLGTILPVLGILFGTMKKEELDTSDSVSQIKAYFYTIIENKMAEYGALNVLLFLCFITAFTFFLRNIFRYLGAYLLIFYRVGITKDLRSAMYRKILSLPVSFFSEQRKGDLMSRMSNDVGEVENNILGSLIDLINSPFMLISTLVTLFYLSPQMTLFSLLVLPVMGTLIALVGKSLKKDSHAAQNELGGIFSIVDETLKSAKIIKIFNADKLLDNRFTNSMTRWINHSISLGRKKELASPMSEFLGSITFLIITWYGGKEILVNHSIQPQDFIVFLGMFFQILPPAKSLASSISNIQKGEASLVRVMDILNADVIVEEIDNPIPIKDLQHRIEFKNVNFHYEAEHPILKNFNLTIEKGQTVALVGQSGSGKTTVANLLARFYDVNSGSLLIDGNNIKNLNIKDYRSILGMVTQESVLFNDSILNNIAMGKENATRKEIIAAAKIANAHQFIENLPEGYDTNIGDDGNKLSGGQKQRVSIARAVLKNPPIMILDEATSALDTESERFVQDALDKMMENRTSLIIAHRLSTIQKANWIVVMEKGEIVEQGTHHDLMEKRGVYRKLVELQDFD
- a CDS encoding DUF4293 family protein, which translates into the protein MIQRIQTLWMFLALLASAFLLLKAPTVDILGSFPWIKILSGIIVLLLIFSIFSFRNRKRQILLNYFSIIINALLIGLLAFWLLSLPGGSNFPEKGIELSLPLFGIITLLFANVGISKDEKLVKSVDRFR
- the rho gene encoding transcription termination factor Rho, translating into MFDIENLKLKSETELSTIAKGIGLSIKRNIEPIDIVYAILDFQAINKQMVKEYIEKMEVTSDEKAAPAPKKRGRKPSAKTNKEENLKEEIKVEDVKAEAEVAIENTPKPKKTSPGRKPKAKVEEKTPSETENQEITEKVEKSVEIASPQNSLLRRRTKKTAAVKEEPQKVTTQEIKEAPQVKEEPVAEKEEILIKEPTISKQKNTKSQNQNKSSRHNRQKTNSSTEAPQNTPSEGAEEPQAATVAAPNQKEKIPQKKEFNFEGIVTIEGVLEILPDNYGFLRSSDFSYISSPDDVYVSTNQIRHYGLKTGDTVKGIVRLPKEGEKYFSLQKPTEVNGRSLEFIKDRVAFEHLTPLFPQEKFNLAGQNSTLSTRIVDLFAPIGKGQRAMIVAQPKTGKTMLLKDIANSISANHPEAYMMVLLIDERPEEVTDMQRSVNAEVIASTFDESAEKHVKVANLVLSKAQRLVECGHDVVILLDSITRLARAYNTVTPASGKILSGGVDANALHKPKRFFGAARKIEGGGSLTIIATALIDTGSKMDEVIFEEFKGTGNMELQLDRRIANKRIYPAVDLVASSTRRDDLLQDELTSQRMWILRKYLADMNPVEAMEFVQKQIRSTSSNEEFLMSMNK
- a CDS encoding RNA polymerase sigma factor; this translates as MKTQTDDILIIDYQSGNGKSFETLLKRYQKELYNYIYFKVGNESLANDFYQDTLVKIMVKLKEGKYQEDGRFILWAKRIAQNLIIDYHRARCKRDYISESCFFSEDDTFSIFDFIPEPQMNVEEQLIQQHIYQNLYSILDLLPENQREIIDLRFFKELSFKEISEQTGCSINTSLGRVRYALINLRKLLEENNAFLKA